A window from Thiohalomonas denitrificans encodes these proteins:
- the rpsO gene encoding 30S ribosomal protein S15, which yields MSLNNEQKAAIVSEYGKAGSDTGSPEVQIALLSANIEQLSGHFKEHIHDHHSRRGLLRMVSQRRKLLDYLKRKDLERYRTVLSRLGLRK from the coding sequence ATGTCCCTGAACAACGAGCAGAAAGCCGCGATCGTCAGTGAGTACGGTAAGGCCGGCAGTGACACCGGTTCACCCGAGGTGCAGATCGCCCTCCTGTCTGCAAATATCGAGCAGCTGTCGGGCCACTTTAAAGAGCATATCCATGACCATCACTCCCGTCGTGGTCTGCTGCGGATGGTGAGTCAGCGCCGCAAGCTGCTGGATTATCTCAAGCGTAAAGATCTCGAGCGCTACCGCACGGTCCTTAGCCGTCTCGGACTGCGCAAGTAA
- a CDS encoding GGDEF domain-containing protein, which produces MKVLLAFMDRRSKAFIVLFCGTLGIVIALVDVATGPEISSAIFYALPISLCAWYVGRWPGVFMAVASAVLWYSADISAGAPYSHGAIPVWNALTRLGFFLILVFLLSAFQNRLKDEQKRAVTDPLTAVANSRAFYEAAEQEFVRSRRYHHPFSIAFIDLDNFKHINDAFGHAAGDVLLQRAAWIMRDQTRGTDVVARLGGDEFVILFIETGAEAARQAVSDLREKLLAAMKEAGWPVTFSIGVLTYQSPPTDVREMVNQADQLMYTVKKSGKDGCAHALGTPVETHAVTNSHTPA; this is translated from the coding sequence GTGAAAGTACTACTGGCATTCATGGACCGGCGCTCCAAGGCCTTTATCGTCCTTTTCTGCGGCACACTCGGGATCGTTATTGCACTGGTCGACGTAGCAACCGGTCCCGAAATCTCCTCCGCTATCTTCTATGCCCTTCCGATCAGCCTCTGCGCCTGGTATGTGGGCCGTTGGCCGGGGGTCTTCATGGCGGTGGCGAGTGCGGTGCTTTGGTACAGCGCCGACATTAGCGCCGGCGCCCCCTACAGCCACGGTGCCATTCCGGTCTGGAATGCGCTGACCCGCCTGGGTTTCTTTCTGATCCTGGTTTTCCTTCTCAGTGCTTTTCAAAATCGACTGAAAGATGAGCAGAAGCGGGCCGTGACCGACCCCCTGACAGCAGTCGCCAACAGCCGGGCTTTCTATGAAGCCGCCGAGCAGGAATTCGTTCGCTCCCGCCGCTACCACCACCCCTTCAGCATTGCATTCATCGATCTGGACAATTTCAAGCACATCAACGACGCCTTCGGCCACGCCGCCGGCGATGTGCTGCTCCAGCGGGCGGCCTGGATCATGCGTGATCAGACCCGCGGAACCGACGTAGTCGCACGACTGGGAGGGGATGAATTCGTTATCTTATTCATCGAAACCGGGGCGGAAGCTGCCAGGCAAGCGGTCAGCGATCTGCGCGAAAAGTTGCTGGCAGCCATGAAAGAGGCGGGCTGGCCGGTCACGTTCAGTATCGGCGTACTAACTTACCAGTCTCCCCCCACGGATGTCCGGGAAATGGTAAATCAGGCCGATCAACTGATGTATACCGTAAAAAAGAGCGGCAAGGACGGCTGCGCTCATGCGCTTGGCACGCCTGTGGAGACCCACGCCGTCACAAACTCCCATACACCGGCCTGA
- the rbfA gene encoding 30S ribosome-binding factor RbfA codes for MAKEYSRTRRVGEQMQRDLAELIQREVNDPRIGFVTISGVEVSRDLEHAKVFVSLLDQQGDAEQSLQALTHAAGFLRRELGRRMSTRTVPRLRFVLDTSIQEGSRLSSLIDEAVRRDRERRDQDE; via the coding sequence GTGGCGAAGGAATACAGTCGTACACGCCGGGTCGGCGAGCAGATGCAGCGGGATCTGGCGGAGCTGATCCAGCGTGAGGTCAACGATCCGCGGATCGGTTTCGTCACCATCTCGGGTGTCGAAGTATCGCGCGATCTGGAGCATGCCAAGGTGTTCGTCTCTCTGCTGGACCAACAGGGCGATGCGGAGCAGAGCCTGCAGGCACTGACCCATGCGGCGGGTTTTCTCCGCCGCGAGCTTGGTCGGCGGATGAGTACCCGCACGGTGCCGCGCCTGCGATTCGTGCTCGATACCTCGATTCAGGAAGGCAGCCGACTCAGTTCGTTGATTGACGAAGCGGTACGCCGGGACCGGGAAAGGCGGGACCAGGACGAATAA
- the rimP gene encoding ribosome maturation factor RimP → MDQMSQRLDELLEPSVAALGYELVGVEYRAQGLHSLLRIYIDSEDGITVDDCARVSRQISAVLDVEDPIRGQYTLEVSSPGADRPLFKAKDFERFAGSRVKVKLGIPVEGRRNFKGRLVGIRGTDVILESDDREWVFALQDVEKAQLVPEW, encoded by the coding sequence ATGGACCAGATGAGTCAACGTCTCGACGAGCTCCTTGAGCCGTCGGTGGCGGCATTAGGGTATGAATTGGTCGGCGTCGAGTATCGGGCACAAGGCCTGCATTCACTATTGCGAATATACATCGACAGCGAAGACGGGATCACTGTCGACGATTGTGCAAGGGTGAGTCGCCAGATTAGTGCGGTTCTGGACGTGGAGGATCCGATTCGGGGCCAGTACACCCTGGAAGTCTCCTCTCCAGGCGCAGACCGACCGCTTTTCAAGGCGAAAGATTTCGAGCGCTTTGCCGGAAGTCGGGTCAAGGTAAAGCTCGGGATTCCCGTGGAGGGGCGGCGTAACTTCAAGGGACGTCTGGTCGGTATCAGGGGCACCGATGTCATCCTTGAAAGCGATGACCGGGAGTGGGTGTTTGCCCTGCAGGATGTTGAAAAAGCGCAATTGGTCCCCGAGTGGTAA
- the infB gene encoding translation initiation factor IF-2, whose protein sequence is MAEVTVKQFAETIGIPFERLLSQLADAGVPVEGGDALIGDDDKVRLLDYLRGRHGATAPAKANEEEDATPRKVTLKRRSTSELRQNSAGTKGKTVTVEVRKKRTYVKRSVVAAEENKKLDQEVAERLEKEIAEDAVRRAEQEAIRKAEEEKQRAEEEARRKEEEKKQAEEEALRKQRESAEKEKAEAEARRKAEEQVAQAPRREAGKEAKPERGKPKKRKGPARRDEAEGGKLHVSADKSGRRRKKGKKPIVTSTRHGFEKPTAPVVREVSIPETITVGELADRMAVKAAEVIKTMMKMGTMVTINQVIDQETASIVVEEMGHKPVILKENALEEEVLAQAEVSGEAIDRAPVVTIMGHVDHGKTSLLDHIRRTRVAAGEAGGITQHIGAYHVETDRGMVSFLDTPGHAAFTSMRARGAQVTDIVILVVAADDGVMPQTKEAVQHARAAGVPIVVAVNKIDKEAADPERVKQELVQLEVIPEEWGGDVMFVPVSAKTGQGIDNLLDAVLLQAELLELKAVAEGPAKGIVVESRLDKGRGPVATILVQGGTLRKGDIVLAGHEYGRVRAMLNEAGMPVTEAGPSIPVEILGLSGTPVAGDEALVVPDERKAREVANFRQGRYRDVKLARQQQAKLDNMFADMKEGKVSTLNILLKADVQGSVGAISDALEKLSTDEVRVKIVASGVGGINESDVNLAVASNAIVIGFNVRADTAAKRLIEEQDVDLHYYSVIYDLIDEVKRAMTGMLAPEFKEQIIGLAEVRDVFRSPKLGQVAGCMVVDGVVKRHSPIRVLRENVVIYEGELESLRRYKDDVNEVKSGLECGIGVKNYNDVKAGDQIEVYERVQVERKL, encoded by the coding sequence ATGGCAGAGGTTACCGTCAAACAGTTCGCCGAAACGATCGGGATCCCGTTCGAGCGCCTGCTGAGTCAGTTGGCTGATGCGGGGGTTCCCGTCGAAGGCGGCGATGCGCTCATCGGTGATGATGACAAGGTCCGGCTGCTGGACTACCTGCGCGGCAGGCACGGGGCGACCGCGCCGGCAAAGGCAAATGAAGAAGAGGATGCGACACCACGGAAGGTGACGCTCAAACGGCGCTCCACCAGCGAACTCCGACAGAATTCGGCCGGCACCAAAGGCAAGACGGTGACCGTGGAGGTGCGCAAGAAGCGCACCTATGTCAAGCGTAGCGTGGTTGCCGCCGAAGAGAACAAGAAACTCGACCAGGAAGTGGCCGAGCGCCTCGAGAAAGAGATTGCCGAAGACGCGGTGCGCCGCGCAGAACAGGAGGCGATCCGGAAGGCCGAGGAAGAGAAACAACGCGCCGAAGAGGAAGCACGTCGCAAGGAAGAGGAGAAAAAACAGGCCGAGGAAGAGGCCCTCCGCAAGCAGCGTGAATCGGCTGAGAAGGAAAAGGCCGAGGCCGAGGCCCGCCGCAAGGCGGAAGAGCAGGTCGCTCAGGCACCGCGTCGTGAGGCCGGAAAAGAGGCGAAGCCCGAACGGGGCAAACCCAAGAAACGCAAGGGGCCAGCGCGTCGCGATGAAGCGGAGGGCGGAAAACTGCACGTCTCTGCGGACAAGTCGGGCCGTCGCAGGAAAAAAGGCAAAAAGCCGATCGTCACCAGCACCCGGCACGGCTTCGAGAAGCCGACCGCGCCGGTGGTTCGCGAGGTCAGTATCCCCGAAACCATCACCGTGGGTGAACTGGCGGACCGTATGGCGGTGAAAGCGGCCGAAGTCATCAAGACCATGATGAAGATGGGCACGATGGTCACCATTAATCAGGTGATTGATCAGGAAACGGCTTCTATCGTCGTCGAGGAGATGGGCCACAAGCCTGTCATACTCAAGGAGAATGCCCTCGAAGAAGAGGTGCTCGCCCAGGCTGAAGTGTCAGGCGAAGCGATTGACCGTGCGCCGGTGGTCACCATCATGGGCCATGTCGATCACGGTAAAACATCGCTGCTCGACCACATCCGTCGCACTCGTGTTGCTGCCGGCGAGGCGGGTGGCATTACCCAGCACATCGGGGCATACCACGTGGAAACCGACCGCGGAATGGTCTCCTTCCTCGATACACCGGGACACGCTGCGTTTACATCGATGCGCGCACGTGGTGCCCAGGTCACCGACATCGTGATCCTGGTGGTGGCGGCCGACGATGGCGTCATGCCCCAGACCAAGGAGGCGGTGCAGCATGCCCGGGCAGCCGGCGTGCCCATCGTCGTTGCGGTCAACAAGATCGACAAGGAGGCGGCCGACCCGGAGCGCGTCAAACAGGAACTCGTGCAGCTGGAGGTCATCCCGGAAGAGTGGGGCGGCGATGTGATGTTCGTGCCGGTCTCGGCCAAGACCGGGCAGGGGATCGATAACCTGCTCGACGCCGTTCTTCTGCAGGCGGAATTGCTGGAGTTGAAAGCGGTAGCCGAGGGGCCGGCCAAGGGCATTGTGGTCGAGTCACGTCTCGATAAGGGCCGCGGTCCGGTGGCTACCATCCTTGTTCAAGGCGGGACCCTGCGCAAAGGCGATATCGTTCTCGCCGGCCATGAGTATGGCCGTGTTCGGGCGATGTTGAACGAGGCCGGCATGCCGGTCACCGAAGCGGGACCCTCGATTCCGGTTGAGATCCTGGGGCTTTCCGGGACGCCGGTGGCCGGTGATGAAGCGCTGGTGGTACCGGATGAGCGCAAGGCGCGGGAAGTGGCGAATTTCCGCCAGGGCAGATACCGGGATGTGAAGCTCGCTCGCCAGCAGCAGGCAAAACTGGACAACATGTTTGCCGATATGAAAGAGGGGAAGGTCAGTACCCTCAATATCCTCTTGAAGGCAGATGTTCAGGGCTCGGTAGGCGCGATCAGCGATGCACTGGAGAAACTTTCCACGGACGAGGTACGGGTCAAGATCGTCGCCAGCGGCGTCGGTGGTATCAACGAGTCGGATGTGAATCTGGCGGTTGCCTCCAACGCCATTGTCATCGGCTTCAATGTACGCGCCGATACGGCGGCCAAGCGCCTGATCGAAGAGCAGGACGTTGATCTGCATTACTACAGCGTCATCTACGACCTCATCGACGAGGTAAAACGGGCGATGACGGGCATGTTGGCACCGGAGTTCAAGGAGCAGATCATCGGCCTGGCCGAGGTCCGCGATGTGTTCCGTTCGCCGAAGCTGGGCCAGGTGGCAGGCTGCATGGTGGTAGATGGCGTGGTCAAGCGTCACAGCCCGATCCGCGTGCTGCGCGAAAATGTGGTCATCTACGAAGGCGAGCTGGAATCGCTGCGTCGTTATAAAGACGACGTGAACGAAGTGAAATCGGGTCTGGAGTGCGGCATCGGCGTAAAGAATTACAATGACGTCAAGGCGGGCGACCAGATCGAAGTCTACGAACGGGTCCAGGTTGAGCGTAAGCTCTAG
- the pnp gene encoding polyribonucleotide nucleotidyltransferase, whose product MTPIKKQFQYGDHTVTLETGAIARQASGAVKCSMGDTVVLVTAVAIKEAVEGRDFFPLTVNYQERTYAAGKIPGGFFRREGRPTEKETLTSRLIDRPLRPLFPDGFKNEVQVVATVMSLDPEIDPDIPAMIGASAALALSPAPFNGPIGGARVGFKDGEYLLNPNLSTLPELELNLVVAGTESAVLMVESEANGLTEEQMLGAVLYGHEQMQAVIKAINELVAEAGSPKWDWQAASEDSALKAAVEEAGKSAINDAYQIKEKLDRYDRLSAIRSDIIEKLANPEAENSWDAGEVAKAVSKLEKQVVRSRILTGEPRIDGRDTKTVRAIDVEVGVLPRTHGSALFTRGETQALVVTTLGTARDAQVIDAIEGEHKEPFMFHYNFPPYCVGETGFVGSPKRREIGHGRLAKRGVQAMMPDFDGFPYSVRVVSEITESNGSSSMASVCGSSLALMDAGVPMKAPVAGVAMGLIKEKEQFAVLTDIMGDEDHLGDMDFKVAGSADGITALQMDIKIEGITREIMEIALEQAKGARLHILEKMSAAISTPREEMSEYAPRYITFKINPERIRDVIGKGGATIRQITEETGTSIDISDDGTIKIASIDNAAGQEARSRIDQLTADVEVGTIYEGRVAKLMDFGAFVTILPGKDGLVHISQISDERVEKVSDKLNEGDLVKVKVLEIDKQGRIRLSMKAIGPEE is encoded by the coding sequence GTGACGCCCATCAAGAAACAGTTTCAATACGGCGACCATACAGTAACGCTTGAGACCGGAGCCATTGCCCGCCAGGCTTCCGGGGCTGTCAAGTGCAGTATGGGGGATACCGTGGTGCTGGTCACCGCGGTTGCGATCAAGGAAGCAGTCGAAGGTCGGGACTTCTTTCCGCTGACGGTCAATTATCAGGAACGGACCTACGCTGCGGGTAAAATCCCCGGTGGTTTCTTCCGCCGTGAAGGCCGCCCGACCGAGAAAGAGACGCTCACCTCCCGCCTCATCGATCGTCCCCTTCGCCCGCTGTTCCCCGATGGGTTCAAGAACGAAGTTCAGGTTGTCGCTACCGTCATGTCCCTTGATCCGGAAATCGACCCGGATATTCCCGCCATGATCGGCGCCTCGGCTGCATTGGCTTTGTCCCCTGCACCGTTCAACGGTCCAATCGGTGGCGCCCGCGTGGGCTTCAAGGACGGTGAATACCTGCTCAATCCGAATCTGTCCACCCTTCCTGAATTGGAACTGAACCTGGTGGTGGCCGGCACCGAGTCTGCCGTGCTGATGGTGGAGTCTGAGGCCAATGGTCTGACTGAAGAGCAGATGCTGGGCGCGGTACTCTATGGCCACGAGCAGATGCAGGCGGTGATCAAGGCCATCAATGAGCTGGTTGCCGAGGCGGGAAGTCCGAAATGGGATTGGCAGGCAGCGAGTGAAGACAGTGCGCTCAAGGCAGCGGTTGAAGAAGCCGGCAAATCCGCTATCAATGACGCCTACCAGATCAAGGAAAAGCTCGATCGCTATGATCGCCTGAGTGCGATCCGCAGCGATATCATCGAGAAGCTGGCCAATCCGGAAGCTGAAAACAGCTGGGATGCCGGTGAAGTCGCCAAGGCCGTCTCCAAATTGGAAAAACAGGTCGTTCGCAGTCGTATCCTGACGGGTGAGCCGCGTATCGACGGTCGGGACACCAAGACGGTCCGGGCTATCGATGTCGAGGTCGGCGTGCTTCCGCGTACCCACGGCTCTGCCCTGTTTACCCGCGGCGAAACCCAGGCGCTGGTTGTCACTACGCTGGGTACCGCCCGCGATGCGCAGGTCATCGATGCCATCGAGGGTGAGCACAAAGAGCCGTTCATGTTCCATTACAATTTCCCGCCGTACTGCGTGGGCGAGACCGGTTTTGTCGGTAGCCCGAAACGGCGCGAGATTGGTCACGGTCGCCTCGCCAAGCGCGGTGTTCAGGCGATGATGCCCGACTTTGACGGTTTCCCGTACTCCGTACGGGTGGTGTCGGAGATTACCGAATCCAACGGCTCCAGTTCCATGGCCAGCGTCTGCGGTTCCTCACTCGCTCTGATGGATGCCGGCGTGCCGATGAAAGCCCCGGTGGCCGGTGTGGCCATGGGCCTCATCAAAGAGAAAGAGCAGTTTGCGGTTCTGACCGATATCATGGGTGACGAGGATCACCTCGGCGACATGGACTTCAAGGTGGCCGGTTCTGCCGACGGTATTACCGCACTGCAGATGGATATCAAGATCGAGGGCATCACGCGCGAGATCATGGAGATTGCGCTGGAGCAGGCCAAGGGTGCCCGGCTTCACATCCTGGAAAAGATGAGTGCCGCCATCTCCACCCCGCGTGAAGAGATGTCGGAGTATGCGCCGCGATACATTACCTTCAAGATCAACCCGGAGCGGATCCGCGATGTGATTGGGAAGGGCGGCGCCACGATTCGCCAGATTACCGAAGAGACCGGTACCAGCATCGATATCAGCGATGATGGCACAATCAAGATCGCGTCCATCGACAACGCTGCCGGACAGGAGGCACGTTCCCGCATTGACCAGCTGACGGCTGACGTCGAAGTGGGGACGATCTATGAGGGTCGTGTGGCCAAACTTATGGACTTTGGCGCCTTCGTGACCATTCTCCCCGGCAAGGACGGGCTGGTTCACATCTCCCAGATTTCCGATGAGCGGGTGGAGAAGGTCTCCGACAAGCTCAACGAGGGCGATCTGGTGAAGGTGAAGGTGCTGGAAATCGACAAACAGGGCCGAATCCGCCTCAGCATGAAAGCGATTGGCCCCGAAGAGTAG
- a CDS encoding thioredoxin family protein: protein MSLTPSTMLELGTSAPEFTLPDTASGTLVSLDDFHEHPALLVAFICNHCPYVKHIADAFSEFAREYRDKGLAVVAISSNDIGHREEDGPEHMAKEVEYRRYVFPYLFDESQEVAKAYKAACTPDFFLFDGERRLVYRGQFDDSRPGNDKPVTGKDMREAVDALLGGKPLPVEQVPSIGCNIKWKPGNEPAYS from the coding sequence ATGTCCCTGACCCCCTCGACGATGCTGGAACTCGGAACGTCGGCGCCAGAATTTACCCTGCCGGACACCGCCTCGGGAACTTTGGTTTCGCTGGACGACTTCCATGAGCATCCCGCGCTCCTGGTGGCTTTTATCTGCAATCATTGCCCCTATGTGAAACATATTGCCGATGCCTTTTCGGAGTTTGCACGCGAATACCGCGACAAGGGACTGGCGGTGGTGGCGATCAGCAGCAACGATATTGGTCACCGGGAGGAGGACGGACCGGAGCACATGGCCAAGGAGGTGGAGTATCGTCGTTATGTCTTTCCCTACCTTTTTGATGAATCGCAGGAGGTGGCGAAGGCCTACAAGGCCGCCTGTACCCCTGACTTCTTCCTCTTCGATGGGGAGCGCAGGCTTGTCTACCGCGGCCAGTTTGATGATAGCCGACCGGGTAACGACAAACCGGTGACGGGCAAGGATATGCGAGAGGCGGTGGATGCGTTACTCGGAGGCAAGCCGCTGCCGGTCGAGCAGGTTCCCTCCATCGGCTGCAATATCAAATGGAAACCCGGAAACGAGCCGGCTTACTCCTAG
- the nusA gene encoding transcription termination factor NusA → MNKEILLVVDAVSNEKGVDKEIIFEAIEAALATATKKRHGGDVDIRVAIDRETGDYETFRRWEVMDDSEVQQLEHPEREITLGAAREYEEGVQPEDFVEEEIESVSFGRIAAQTAKQVIVQKVREAERARVVEQYADRKGELINGIVKRLERGSIILDLGNNVEAVVPREHVIPREPVRPGDRIRGYLYDVRAEPRGPQLFVSRTIPEFLIELFKLEVPEVGEGLIDIKAAARDPGLRAKIAVHSNDPRIDPVGACVGMRGSRVQSVTNEINGERVDIVLWNENAAQFVINAMSPAEVISIVVDEDSHSMDLAVSEDQLSQAIGRNGQNVRLASELTGWELNVMTEEQAEEKSEAEAESLVRLFTDELNVDEEVATILAQEGFSSIEEVAYVPVVEMLEIEEFDEDIVNELRSRAKDVLLTREISNEERGEGGTVQPLASMEGMDAELLEILAGRDIKSMDDLAELAVDDLMDIEGMDEERAAKLIMEARKPWFESDQSDEAGE, encoded by the coding sequence ATGAACAAAGAAATCCTTCTGGTTGTAGACGCGGTTTCCAACGAAAAGGGCGTCGACAAGGAAATTATTTTTGAAGCCATTGAGGCTGCACTTGCCACCGCGACCAAAAAGCGCCATGGCGGTGATGTGGACATCCGTGTCGCTATCGACCGTGAAACCGGTGACTATGAAACGTTCCGTCGCTGGGAAGTGATGGACGACTCCGAGGTCCAGCAGCTGGAGCATCCTGAACGGGAGATCACGCTGGGGGCTGCGCGCGAATATGAAGAGGGCGTCCAGCCGGAGGATTTCGTCGAAGAGGAAATCGAGTCCGTCTCCTTTGGCCGCATCGCGGCCCAGACCGCCAAGCAGGTCATCGTTCAGAAGGTCCGGGAGGCAGAGCGTGCCCGTGTGGTTGAGCAGTACGCCGATCGCAAGGGCGAACTGATCAACGGCATCGTCAAGCGACTGGAGCGCGGAAGCATCATTCTGGACCTCGGCAATAATGTCGAAGCGGTGGTTCCCCGCGAACACGTCATTCCCCGTGAACCGGTTCGGCCCGGCGATCGGATTCGCGGTTATCTCTATGATGTCCGCGCCGAGCCGCGTGGCCCGCAGCTGTTTGTAAGCCGTACGATACCCGAGTTCCTCATCGAGCTGTTCAAGCTCGAAGTCCCCGAAGTGGGCGAAGGTTTGATTGATATCAAGGCCGCGGCCCGCGATCCGGGATTGCGGGCAAAGATAGCCGTTCACTCCAACGACCCGCGTATCGACCCGGTGGGGGCCTGCGTGGGAATGCGGGGGTCGCGTGTACAATCCGTGACTAACGAGATCAACGGTGAGCGGGTTGACATCGTTCTATGGAACGAAAATGCGGCACAGTTTGTCATAAATGCCATGTCACCGGCCGAGGTGATCTCCATTGTAGTGGATGAAGACTCGCACAGTATGGACCTGGCGGTAAGCGAGGATCAGCTGTCGCAGGCAATCGGACGCAATGGTCAGAATGTACGGCTTGCATCGGAACTGACGGGCTGGGAGCTCAATGTCATGACCGAGGAGCAGGCCGAGGAAAAAAGCGAAGCCGAAGCCGAATCCCTTGTCCGGTTATTCACCGACGAACTCAATGTTGACGAAGAAGTCGCCACCATACTGGCTCAGGAAGGCTTTTCGAGTATCGAAGAGGTCGCCTATGTGCCGGTGGTGGAAATGCTGGAAATCGAAGAGTTTGACGAGGACATCGTCAATGAACTTCGCTCCCGCGCCAAGGATGTCCTGCTGACCCGAGAGATCAGCAACGAGGAGCGCGGTGAAGGTGGCACGGTTCAGCCTCTGGCAAGCATGGAGGGCATGGACGCGGAACTTTTGGAAATCCTGGCTGGCCGCGATATCAAATCGATGGATGACCTGGCAGAACTCGCCGTTGACGATTTGATGGATATCGAAGGAATGGATGAAGAGCGTGCCGCCAAACTCATTATGGAAGCGCGTAAGCCCTGGTTCGAAAGCGACCAGTCAGACGAAGCAGGAGAGTAG
- a CDS encoding DUF2818 family protein, protein MNTTVAVWMVIGLAFVAANLPWLSERIFFLFSGGERGKGAWWRWAEWLALYFVVGAVALGVENKLNGTLYPQDWEFFAVTACLFLVFALPGFIYRYDLKQHLRRRQA, encoded by the coding sequence ATGAATACGACGGTAGCCGTCTGGATGGTCATCGGGCTGGCCTTTGTGGCCGCCAACCTGCCCTGGCTGAGCGAGCGGATTTTTTTCCTGTTTTCGGGCGGGGAGCGGGGCAAAGGCGCGTGGTGGCGTTGGGCTGAATGGCTGGCGCTCTATTTCGTAGTCGGTGCCGTCGCCCTTGGGGTGGAAAACAAGCTGAACGGCACCCTTTATCCGCAAGACTGGGAGTTCTTCGCCGTGACCGCCTGTCTGTTCCTGGTGTTCGCGTTGCCCGGGTTCATCTATCGGTACGATTTGAAGCAACATTTGCGCCGCCGCCAGGCCTGA
- the truB gene encoding tRNA pseudouridine(55) synthase TruB — protein sequence MARRQKRRGRKISGILLLDKPVGLTSNAALQEVKRLYKADKAGHTGNLDPLASGLLPVCFGEATKLSAFLLDSDKVYIGVCKLGERTASGDAEAEVFERRPTDGVTSARVEEVLEGFRGAIQQIPPMHSAIKRQGQPLYKLAHQGIEVEREPRSVHIHELRMLRLEGDELEIYVHCSKGTYIRTLAEDIGEALGCGAHLSQLRRTAVGPFTEGGMVTMEALEEKGRQGFDALDDLLLPMEEALSGWPAVALTDTSAFYVRQGQPVLVPQAPTVGWVRLFGPEQEFLGVGHVLDDGRIAPKRLVRAS from the coding sequence GTGGCACGTCGACAAAAACGCAGGGGCCGCAAAATCAGCGGTATCCTCCTCCTCGATAAGCCGGTCGGGTTGACATCCAACGCCGCGCTTCAGGAGGTGAAACGCCTGTACAAGGCCGACAAGGCCGGCCATACCGGAAATCTGGATCCCCTCGCCAGCGGGCTGCTGCCCGTCTGCTTCGGGGAGGCGACCAAGCTATCCGCTTTCCTGCTGGATTCCGACAAGGTCTATATAGGCGTTTGCAAGCTCGGCGAACGTACGGCCAGTGGTGATGCCGAGGCCGAGGTGTTCGAGCGCCGTCCTACCGACGGGGTGACCTCGGCCCGGGTAGAGGAAGTCCTGGAAGGTTTTCGTGGGGCCATTCAGCAGATCCCGCCCATGCATTCGGCCATCAAGCGTCAGGGGCAGCCGCTCTACAAGCTCGCCCACCAGGGAATCGAAGTGGAGCGGGAGCCGCGCTCGGTTCATATCCACGAACTGCGCATGCTACGTCTCGAAGGGGATGAGCTGGAGATCTACGTTCACTGTTCGAAAGGCACCTACATCCGCACGCTGGCCGAGGATATCGGTGAGGCACTCGGTTGCGGCGCCCATCTTTCGCAACTGCGCCGTACCGCCGTCGGTCCCTTTACCGAAGGGGGGATGGTCACTATGGAAGCACTTGAGGAAAAGGGACGGCAGGGATTCGATGCCCTGGATGATCTTTTGTTGCCGATGGAGGAGGCGCTCTCGGGGTGGCCCGCGGTAGCGTTGACCGATACCAGCGCCTTTTATGTGCGACAGGGACAGCCTGTTCTCGTGCCGCAGGCGCCGACCGTTGGATGGGTGCGGTTGTTTGGTCCGGAACAGGAGTTTCTGGGGGTCGGCCACGTGCTGGATGACGGTCGGATCGCCCCGAAACGCCTTGTCAGGGCGAGTTGA